The Linepithema humile isolate Giens D197 chromosome 2, Lhum_UNIL_v1.0, whole genome shotgun sequence genome has a segment encoding these proteins:
- the LOC136996874 gene encoding uncharacterized protein isoform X2, with protein MVALANAIMTSSMVVCDVITARYQRYSFRGSVLVALAFTSSVNAVNCVKLSNHYLKSIERQRYINIYYICTMDNSIEITLKDAETEKEFKLRLSPTSAFKAETDLNFATTLLNVARQGACFGQNSACSETEHMQTTISYDTPLEEASGYQILMIYIYICYLLRNNLKEKRKRK; from the exons ATGGTAGCGCTAGCAAACGCTATCATGACGTCATCAATGGTGGTGTGTGACGTCATAACTGCGCGCTATCAACGCTATTCCTTCCGAGGTAGTGTGTTGGTAGCGTTAGCGTTTACGAGCTCCGTGAACGCtgtaaattgtgtaaaattgtCTAACCATTATTTGAAATCTATTGAACGGCagcgatatattaatatttattacatatgtacAATGGATAATTCCATCGAAATAACTCTAAAAGATGCTGAAACTGAAAAAGAGTTCAAGTTACGACTTTCACCGACTAGTGCTTTTAAAGCAGAAACCG ATTTGAATTTTGCGACTACATTATTGAATGTTGCACGTCAAGGTGCATGCTTTGGTCAAAACAGTGCATGTTCTG aaactgAGCATATGCAGACTACAATATCATATGATACTCCGTTGGAGGAAGCATCTGGTTACCAGATTCTG atgatatatatatatatatgttaccTTCTCAGGAACAATCTCAAAGAGAAACGAAAGAGGAAATGA
- the LOC136996874 gene encoding uncharacterized protein isoform X1 yields MVALANAIMTSSMVVCDVITARYQRYSFRGSVLVALAFTSSVNAVNCVKLSNHYLKSIERQRYINIYYICTMDNSIEITLKDAETEKEFKLRLSPTSAFKAETDLNFATTLLNVARQGACFGQNSACSETEHMQTTISYDTPLEEASGYQILEQSQRETKEEMREDPLFENKEKCLVWMEVKRSP; encoded by the exons ATGGTAGCGCTAGCAAACGCTATCATGACGTCATCAATGGTGGTGTGTGACGTCATAACTGCGCGCTATCAACGCTATTCCTTCCGAGGTAGTGTGTTGGTAGCGTTAGCGTTTACGAGCTCCGTGAACGCtgtaaattgtgtaaaattgtCTAACCATTATTTGAAATCTATTGAACGGCagcgatatattaatatttattacatatgtacAATGGATAATTCCATCGAAATAACTCTAAAAGATGCTGAAACTGAAAAAGAGTTCAAGTTACGACTTTCACCGACTAGTGCTTTTAAAGCAGAAACCG ATTTGAATTTTGCGACTACATTATTGAATGTTGCACGTCAAGGTGCATGCTTTGGTCAAAACAGTGCATGTTCTG aaactgAGCATATGCAGACTACAATATCATATGATACTCCGTTGGAGGAAGCATCTGGTTACCAGATTCTG GAACAATCTCAAAGAGAAACGAAAGAGGAAATGAGAGAAGATCCATTGTTTGAAAACAAGGAAA aaTGTCTGGTCTGGATGGAGGTAAAAAGAAGCCCTTGA
- the LOC136996874 gene encoding uncharacterized protein isoform X3, which yields MVALANAIMTSSMVVCDVITARYQRYSFRGSVLVALAFTSSVNAVNCVKLSNHYLKSIERQRYINIYYICTMDNSIEITLKDAETEKEFKLRLSPTSAFKAETETEHMQTTISYDTPLEEASGYQILEQSQRETKEEMREDPLFENKEKCLVWMEVKRSP from the exons ATGGTAGCGCTAGCAAACGCTATCATGACGTCATCAATGGTGGTGTGTGACGTCATAACTGCGCGCTATCAACGCTATTCCTTCCGAGGTAGTGTGTTGGTAGCGTTAGCGTTTACGAGCTCCGTGAACGCtgtaaattgtgtaaaattgtCTAACCATTATTTGAAATCTATTGAACGGCagcgatatattaatatttattacatatgtacAATGGATAATTCCATCGAAATAACTCTAAAAGATGCTGAAACTGAAAAAGAGTTCAAGTTACGACTTTCACCGACTAGTGCTTTTAAAGCAGAAACCG aaactgAGCATATGCAGACTACAATATCATATGATACTCCGTTGGAGGAAGCATCTGGTTACCAGATTCTG GAACAATCTCAAAGAGAAACGAAAGAGGAAATGAGAGAAGATCCATTGTTTGAAAACAAGGAAA aaTGTCTGGTCTGGATGGAGGTAAAAAGAAGCCCTTGA